The following are from one region of the Corylus avellana chromosome ca1, CavTom2PMs-1.0 genome:
- the LOC132162581 gene encoding cyclic nucleotide-gated ion channel 1-like: MSYHGRHRQEKGLRNQDIEGQVSKTDGDDSGQKRTTKKTILDPEGQLLQWWNIMFAVSCVIAVSVDPLFFYLPVINGDAKCVWLDKRLKIVAITLRSVTDFIYVMNIIIQFICPYIDEDSRKLGRIIIVRDPQQIANRYFFSRYFVIDVLAVLPIPQVLFPIIFSKVRGSRFLDKRKFLNAVIFCQYVPRILRIYISWINLTKSASKLARLVWIKAAFNFFLYILASHVLGAFWYLFSVQRETACWHKACEKHVGCTPSSFSCNQPSSDRAFLDYYCPVQTPNTTLFDFGIFFEALQSHTLESTDFPRKLSHCFWWGLRNLSSFGQNLQTSTYFWENCFAVCISIFGLLLFLHFIGNLQTYIQLATERSEEIIKNMRVKEREMELWIFRNQLPSTIKEEIMSIVQHMLEEKKDVDVQNLLSHLPIELGRKIKRYICLPMLKQVPQLQGKGEQLLQLICEYLKPMHYNQHNYIVREGEPLDAMLFITQGIIWNFTTSINAERSAKCIEKGSFYGEELLDWGLECSAALPNLSDLPISLKTAKTHTKVEAFALMANDLRTIVSRRTEAASCVQALTVAAFRRINERNNEKSSLQLVAGKRKIELSSALLPKGNKS; encoded by the exons ATGAGTTACCATGGCCGGCATCGGCAGGAGAAAGGGTTGAG GAATCAGGATATTGAGGGGCAAGTTTCCAAAACTGATGGAGATGATTCCGGACAAAagagaacaacaaaaaagacaatTCTTGACCCAGAGGGGCAGCTGCTTCAGTGGTGGAATATAATGTTTGCAGTGTCATGTGTGATTGCAGTATCAGTGGACCCTTTGTTCTTTTACCTTCCTGTCATCAATGGAGATGCCAAGTGCGTTTGGTTAGACAAAAGATTAAAGATCGTAGCTATTACTTTGAGATCTGTCACAGATTTCATTTATGTTATGAATATAATCATTCAATTTATTTGTCCTTACATCGACGAGGACTCTCGTAAGCTTGGACGAATTATAATAGTTAGAGATCCTCAGCAAATAGCAAACCGCTACTTCTTCTCCCGGTACTTCGTAATTGATGTTCTCGCTGTTCTTCCCATCCCACAG GTTTTATttccaattattttttcaaaagtgagAGGTTCAAGATTTTTGGACAAAAGGAAGTTCCTGAATGCTGTTATTTTCTGCCAATATGTACCAAGAATTCTCCGAATCTACATATCATGGATAAATCTTACCAAGTCTGCCAGCAAACTTGCTAGACTTGTTTGGATTAAAGCtgcatttaatttctttctctatattCTTGCCAGCCAT GTACTGGGTGCTTTTTGGTACTTATTTTCTGTCCAACGAGAGACGGCTTGTTGGCACAAAGCGTGTGAAAAGCATGTCGGATGTACCCCAAGTTCTTTTAGCTGCAATCAACCTTCAAGTGATCGTGCATTTTTAGATTATTATTGCCCTGTACAAACACCAAACACAACGCTCTTTGATTTTGGAATATTCTTTGAAGCCCTTCAATCTCATACGTTAGAGTCCACAGATTTTCCGCGAAAGCTCTCACATTGTTTCTGGTGGGGCCTACGAAATTTGAG TTCTTTCGGTCAAAACCTTCAAACAAGTACATATTTCTGGGAAAACTGCTTTGCAGTTTGTATTTCAATCTTTGGCTTACTACTGTTTCTGCATTTTATTGGGAATTTGCAG ACATATATACAGTTGGCAACTGAAAGGTcagaagaaattataaaaaacatgAGAGTTAAAGAACGAGAAATGGAGCTATGGATATTTAGAAACCAGCTCCCTAGTACTATAAAAGAGGAGATCATGTCCATCGTTCAACACATgctggaagaaaagaaagatgttGACGTGCAAAATCTCCTATCTCATCTTCCCATTGAACTTGGAAGGAAGATTAAGCGCTATATCTGCTTACCCATGCTAAAGCAA GTGCCACAACTTCAAGGAAAAGGTGAACAACTTTTACAATTGATCTGCGAGTATTTGAAGCCAATGCACTACAACCAACACAACTACATTGTGAGGGAGGGAGAACCACTTGATGCGATGCTCTTCATAACGCAAGGCATCATATGGAACTTCACGACCAGTATTAATGCTGAGAGAAGCGCCAAGTGTATTGAGAAAGGTAGTTTCTATGGAGAAGAACTTCTAGATTGGGGGTTGGAATGCTCTGCTGCCTTACCCAACCTATCCGACCTCCCAATATCTCTCAAAACTGCGAAAACGCACACAAAAGTTGAAGCCTTTGCTCTAATGGCCAACGACTTGAGGACTATAGTTTCCCGGCGTACTGAAGCAGCTTCTTGTGTACAAGCATTAACTGTAGCAGCTTTCCGCCGAATTAATGAAAGGAATAATGAAAAGTCGTCTCTGCAATTGGTTGCAGGGAAGAGGAAAATTGAATTGTCGTCTGCCCTGTTGCCCAAGGGTAACAAAAGCTAG
- the LOC132168087 gene encoding cyclic nucleotide-gated ion channel 1-like: MSSRGHRHAQDNWMRDQDMEGGQVSEIDGDDSGQKRRRIKTILDPEGQLLRRWNMMIAVSCVIAVSVDPLFFYVLFINEHKKCLLLDKRLKIVAITLRSVTDFIYVLNIILQFICPYIDKECRKLGQIKVVTDPQQIAKHYFFSWYFVIDILATLPLPQVLFPIIFLEIRDSNYFDKRKSLNALVFCQYTPRVVRVYISWMNHSRIASKLARTVWVKAAFNFFLYIFSSHVLGAYWYFLSVQREMACWHTACKNHSKCTSISFNCNHPLNDLAFLDDKCSVETPNTKGAFDYGIFLGALQSGNLQSTDFPQKLAYCFWWGLRNLSSFGQNLQTSSYFWENFFAIFVSIFALLLFLYFIGNVQTYRQLATERSEEIIQNMKVKEREIDLWIDRNKLPGCMKKEIMPNVQRMLEQKKEVDVQNLLSHLPSELARKIKRYICLPMLKKVPQLVGKSDQHLQLICDYLKPVHYKQHSYIVREGEPLDAMLFITQGIIWNFTIINGERRNKCIEKGNFYGEELLDWGLDSPALPNLSDLPISLKTAKTHTKVEAFALMANDLRTIVSRRTEAVSAVQAAFRRFNEKPLQFVEGMKNIEISSVLEDR, encoded by the exons ATGAGTTCCCGTGGGCATCGGCATGCGCAAGACAACTGGATGAG GGATCAGGATATGGAGGGGGGGCAAGTCTCCGAAATTGATGGAGATGATTCAGgacaaaagagaagaagaatcaAAACAATTCTTGACCCAGAGGGGCAGCTGCTGCGACGGTGGAACATGATGATTGCAGTGTCGTGTGTAATTGCAGTATCAGTGGACCCTTTGTTCTTTTACGTTCTTTTCATCAACGAACATAAGAAGTGCTTGTTGTTGGATAAAAGATTGAAGATCGTAGCCATTACTTTGCGATCTGTCACGGATTTCATTTATGTTTTGAACATAATTTTGCAATTTATATGTCCTTACATCGACAAGGAATGTCGTAAGCTTGGACAAATTAAGGTGGTTACAGATCCTCAACAAATAGCAAAGCACTACTTCTTCTCCTGGTACTTTGTAATTGACATTCTCGCTACTCTTCCTCTCCCACAG GTTTTatttccaattatttttttagaaatcaGAGATTCAAATTATTTTGACAAAAGGAAGTCGCTGAACGCTCTTGTTTTCTGCCAATACACACCAAGAGTTGTCCGAGTCTACATATCATGGATGAATCACAGCAGGATTGCCAGCAAACTTGCTAGAACAGTATGGGTTAAAGCTGCATTCAACttctttctctatatattttcCAGTCAT GTACTAGGCGCCTATTGGTACTTTCTTTCAGTGCAACGAGAGATGGCTTGCTGGCACACGGCCTGTAAAAACCATAGTAAATGtacttcaatttcttttaattgtaATCACCCTTTAAACGATCTCGCTTTTTTAGATGATAAGTGCTCCGTAGAAACACCAAACACAAAGGGCGCCTTTGATTATGGAATTTTTCTTGGAGCCCTTCAATCTGGTAATTTGCAGTCCACAGATTTTCCACAAAAGCTCGCCTATTGTTTTTGGTGGGGCTTACGGAATTTGAG TTCTTTTGGTCAAAACCTTCAAACAAGTTCATATTTCTGGGAAAACTTCTTCGCAATTTTTGTCTCAATCTTTGCTTTGCTGCTGTTTTTGTATTTCATTGGAAATGTGCAG ACATATAGACAGTTGGCAACTGAAAGGTCAGAAGAAATTATACAAAATATGAAAGTTAAAGAGCGAGAAATAGATTTATGGATAGATAGGAACAAGCTCCCTGGTTGTATGAAAAAGGAGATCATGCCTAATGTTCAACGCATGCtggaacaaaagaaagaagttgATGTACAAAATCTGCTCTCTCATCTTCCTAGTGAACTTGCAAGGAAGATTAAGCGCTATATCTGTTTACCTATGCTTAAAAAA GTGCCACAACTTGTAGGAAAAAGTGACCAACATTTGCAATTGATCTGCGACTATCTGAAGCCAGTGCACTACAAGCAGCACAGCTACATTGTGAGGGAGGGAGAACCACTTGATGCGATGCTCTTCATAACGCAAGGCATCATATGGAACTTCACCATCATTAATGGTGAGAGAAGAAATAAGTGCATTGAGAAAGGTAATTTCTATGGAGAAGAACTTCTTGATTGGGGGTTGGATTCCCCCGCCTTACCCAACCTATCTGACCTCCCAATCTCTCTCAAAACTGCAAAAACGCATACAAAAGTTGAAGCCTTTGCTCTAATGGCCAACGACTTGAGGACTATAGTTTCCAGGCGTACTGAAGCAGTTTCTGCTGTACAAGCAGCTTTCCGGCGCTTTAATGAAAAGCCTCTCCAGTTTGTTGAGGGGATGAAGAACATTGAAATTTCGTCTGTGTTAGAGGACAGATAG
- the LOC132162696 gene encoding cyclic nucleotide-gated ion channel 1-like, with the protein MNSWHRLKKGTRDEDMEMQVSKTDGDDSGRKRTRIERILKPKEPLTHWWNMMFAVSCVIAVSVDPLFFYIPIINGDNKCLSTDRRLKITAYTLRFVTDFIYVLNIILQSICPYIDEDSRKLGRIVVVRDRWQIAHRYFFSRLFIIDVLAILPLPQVIFPIIFSEMRESKFLYKRKLLNAVVFFQYVPRVIRIYISWVNLSRTAIKLARIVWVKAAFNFFLYILSSHVLGAFWYLFSIQRETACWHTACEKHAECTNSTSFNCKDHFSDRKFLKNWCSIETPNTIGLDLGTSNTTGFDFGIFLVALQSRNLESTDFPRKLSYCFWWGLRNLSCELVLQQTYRQLATERSEEIIQNMKVKEREIDLWIDRNQLSKCIKQEIMPIVQHMLKEKKDVDVQNLLSYLPKELERKIKRHICLPLLKKVPQLEGKGDQLLQLICDSLKPLYYNEDSYILREGEPLTAMLFITQGSVCCFKTSNGENGEGTVSGAQCIEKGEFYGEKLLEWRQFNDSPSPGLSDLPISTKTVKTLTKVEAFALTANNLKILVARHSQAISNAKVKFTQAARRHLKEKSGALSVLQVQGPSSATR; encoded by the exons ATGAATAGTTGGCATCGGCTGAAGAAAGGGACGAG GGATGAGGATATGGAGATGCAAGTTTCCAAAACTGATGGAGATGATTCAGGACGAAAGAGAACAAGAATAGAAAGAATTCTTAAGCCGAAGGAGCCACTGACTCATTGGTGGAATATGATGTTTGcagtgtcgtgtgtgattgcagTATCAGTGGACCCTTTGTTCTTTTACATTCCTATCATCAATGGAGATAACAAGTGCCTGTCGACAGATAGAAGATTAAAGATCACAGCTTATACTTTACGATTTGTTACGGATttcatttatgttttgaatataattttgcaatctATTTGTCCTTATATCGACGAGGACTCTCGTAAGCTTGGACGAATTGTAGTGGTTAGAGATCGTTGGCAAATAGCACACCGCTACTTCTTCTCGCGGCTCTTCATAATTGACGTTCTCGCTATTCTTCCACTCCCACAG GTTATATTTCCAATTATTTTTTCAGAAATGAGAGAGTCGAAATTTTTGTACAAAAGGAAGTTGCTGAACGCTGTTGTTTTCTTCCAATATGTACCAAGAGTTATCCGAATCTACATATCATGGGTGAATCTCAGCAGGACTGCCATCAAACTTGCTAGAATTGTATGGGTTAAAGCTGCAttcaatttctttctctatATCCTTTCCAGTCAT GTATTGGGTGCCTTTTGGTACTTATTTTCAATCCAACGAGAGACCGCTTGTTGGCACACCGCCTGTGAAAAGCATGCTGAATGTACTAATTCAACTTCTTTTAACTGCAAAGACCATTTCAGTGATCgcaaatttttaaagaattgGTGCTCTATAGAAACACCAAACACAATCGGCTTGGATTTAGGAACATCAAACACAACGGGCTTTGATTTTGGAATATTCCTTGTAGCCCTTCAATCTCGTAATTTGGAATCTACAGATTTTCCACGAAAGCTCTCGTACTGTTTTTGGTGGGGCCTACGAAATTTGAG TTGTGAACTTGTCTTGCAACAGACGTATAGACAGTTGGCAACTGAAAGGTCAGAAGAAATCATACAAAATATGAAAGTTAAAGAACGAGAAATAGATCTATGGATAGATAGAAACCAGCTCTCTAAATGCATAAAACAGGAGATCATGCCCATCGTTCAACACAtgctgaaagaaaaaaaggatgttGATGTTCAGAATCTACTATCTTATCTCCCCAAAGAACTTGAAAGGAAGATTAAGCGTCATATATGCTTGCCCCTGCTGAAGAAA gTACCACAACTTGAAGGAAAAGGTGACCAACTGTTGCAATTGATTTGCGATTCTCTCAAGCCATTGTACTACAATGAGGACAGCTACATTCTTCGGGAGGGAGAACCACTTACTGCGATGCTCTTCATCACACAAGGAAGTGTATGTTGCTTCAAAACCAGTAATGGTGAGAATGGCGAGGGAACCGTCTCAGGCGCTCAGTGTATCGAAAAAGGTGAGTTCTACGGAGAAAAACTTTTAGAGTGGCGCCAGTTCAATGACTCCCCCTCACCCGGACTATCCGACCTCCCAATTTCCACCAAAACTGTAAAAACCCTTACAAAAGTTGAAGCCTTTGCTTTAACGGCCAATAACTTGAAAATTCTAGTTGCCAGGCATTCCCAAGCAATCTCTAATGCAAAAGTGAAATTTACACAAGCAGCTCGTCGGCACCTTAAGGAAAAGAGTGGCGCTCTTTCGGTGCTTCAAGTTCAAGGCCCCAGTAGTGCCACGCGTTGA
- the LOC132166945 gene encoding cyclic nucleotide-gated ion channel 1-like (The sequence of the model RefSeq protein was modified relative to this genomic sequence to represent the inferred CDS: added 91 bases not found in genome assembly) has protein sequence MEMQVSKTDGDDSGRKRTKIERILKPEEPLPHWWNMMFAVSCVIAVSMDPLFFYIPIINGDNKCLSTDRRLKITAYTLRFVTDFIYVLNIILQSICPYIDEDSRKLGRIVVVRDRWQIAHRYFFSRLFVIDVLAILPLPQVIFPIIFSEMRESKFLVKRKLLNAVVFFQYVPRVIRIYISWVNLSRTASKLARIVWVKAAFNFFLYILSSHVLGAFWYLFSIQRETACWHTACEKHAECTSISFNCKHHFSDRKFLKNWCSIETPNTIGLDLGTSNTTGFDLGTSNTTSFDFGIFLVALQSRNLESKDFPRKLSYCFWWGLRNLSSFWSKSSNKFIFLGELLRNFCLNHCLDAVSVFHWKCADV, from the exons ATGGAGATGCAAGTTTCCAAAACTGATGGAGATGATTCAGGAcgaaagagaacaaaaatagaaagaattcTTAAACCAGAGGAGCCACTGCCTCATTGGTGGAATATGATGTTTGcagtgtcgtgtgtgattgcagTATCAATGGACCCTTTGTTCTTTTACATTCCTATCATCAATGGAGATAACAAGTGCCTGTCGACAGATAGAAGATTAAAGATCACAGCTTATACTTTACGATTTGTCACGGATttcatttatgttttgaatataattttgcaatctATTTGTCCTTACATCGACGAGGACTCTCGTAAGCTTGGACGAATTGTGGTGGTTAGAGATCGTTGGCAAATAGCACACCGCTACTTCTTCTCGCGGCTCTTCGTAATTGACGTTCTCGCTATTCTTCCACTCCCACAG GTTATATTTCCAATTATTTTTTCAGAAATGAGAGAGTCgaaatttttggtcaaaaggaAGTTGCTGAACGCTGTTGTTTTCTTCCAATATGTACCAAGAGTTATCCGAATCTACATATCATGGGTGAATCTCAGCAGGACTGCCAGCAAACTTGCTAGAATTGTATGGGTTAAAGCTGCAttcaatttctttctctatATCCTTTCCAGTCAT GTATTGGGTGCCTTTTGGTACTTATTTTCAATCCAACGAGAGACAGCTTGTTGGCACACCGCCTGTGAAAAGCATGCTGAATGtacttcaatttcttttaactgCAAACACCATTTCAGTGATCgcaaatttttaaagaattgGTGCTCTATAGAAACACCAAACACAATCGGCTTGGATTTAGGAACATCAAACACAACGGGCTTTGATTTAGGAACATCAAACACAACgagctttgattttggaatATTCCTTGTAGCCCTTCAATCTCGTAATTTGGAATCTAAAGATTTTCCACGAAAGCTCTCGTACTGTTTCTGGTGGGGCCTGCGAAATTTGAG TTCTTTTTGGTCAAAATCTTCAAACAAGTT